The genomic stretch AAATATATTAATCCTATGGCGAAGGCCACGGTTCCCCGTGGGAGTTAGAATAATTGGCATGCAAAAATCAGTCGGCTATAGTATTTCCGCAATAATGAGTAACCCTGAAGGGTACACAACAGCAACCCGTATAGCGTGCCGATCTCAGAGGCTGTATTTGACTCGTTGTGTGAGCGCAGTGCTGGTGTGTAACGGAGGAAAAACTGTCAATGCAATCAATGCAGGAGACTTTCAATCTGCCccacattcaacaacttcccgaCGAATGCCCCACATCAAAAGTCAAGGTCATGCCCGAGGTGCGTCGCTACGGAGAAGCGCTCACCGCGGTGTACAACGAAGGAGAGAACGAGTACACCTGGGAGAACTACAAACGCTCTGTCTATGCGCTCTTACGATTGGGAGAAGCGCCAGAAACAGTTCAGGGCGAAGTGGAGCAAGGACAAGCGTGATGTTTCACTTCACCGCAGCATTCAGACAAACTGTGTTAGTGATGTAGCTGAAGAAACCCCCCCCCAAGACCGAGGATGTGAATTACAGGTGAATTACCCACGCATTGGTGATGATTGATCTGCAACTCTTCCGTATGAAACGTGTTTGTATAGCTTTTATGCTGCTGTGGATTTGGAAGTTTCAAAGAGAGAAGagatgaaaaagaaagataCAAATAAATTACATTAATGAAGTCCTTATAAAGTTACATGCTCAATAACATGATTTTTTTAAAGAGAGATTTTACTACTATATATTGTTGTACAAATGTTGTGCCTTATAGTATCAAGCATTCCTGGTGGATGCAACAGTTGCAGCTTCATCATGACAAGAAAAATAGCTGGTACTCCCAGTTTTCCTGAATGAACGAATGAATTAGAACATTTATTTGGCACTTTCTCGGATCTTATTTTCTGTCTGTCATAAACTATCCAAGCTTACCAGAATTTCTCAATGCCACTGAAGGTGTAACATGGTTTGAAccctttttctttgtgtgtgtgtattgggTCTGGTTTATTTTTGTGACAGCCGCCTAGCGCTGTATCTCCAGCTGTACGGACAAGCAGCCGCAGCTTTACGGCACAGTGTCCACCACTCAAAGGATAAGTCACTTTGGTAAAACACAAATTTTTGTGGGGAGACTTTACACATATCTGCTACCTTGTGGGCGTCACTTTGTTAAAGCTTAGTCTAGTAATGGTCCACTCGGGCAGGCGTCCTGGACTGTAATTCCTGTGAAAGCGTGCGAGCAGCAGACACATCAGCAGATCCGCATTAGTAGCTTGCCCTGCACGAGAACTGGATTCCAGCTTCTTTATTACCAGGAAGTCCACGTCAACATCGCAGTATTTCTGATCTGcaatgttgaaaaaaaaaacttgctttCTACGCGCACATCGTCATCACTTTTGTGTCGATGCTTACCGACGATGGACTGCAGGTGTACCTTACGTGGCATAGCGATTATTTCGTCTGGGTCATTCAAATACTGGGTGTTGCCGTACCCCAACTTTTCTGAGGCCTGCTGAATGAAGTTGTTAAGAGCCTAGAATGCGAAAAAGATTCAGTTATTCTCGGTTGCCTCTCTCTGTCTGTGTACTCGCACGAGCAACATTTCAaggaatactccagcggaagatgggGGAAAAGTCGTAGCTTTCTGCAGTCACGTGAACGCAAGTGTTCAACGTCATGTCTTTTAGTGCACTTCTAACCACGGGGGATTTTCTGAGGCTCAGCCACaacatattccgtagcagacgacagggtcaATGgggtcgtctgctatgtgcgcagtACGACACTCCGGGTGCGTTCCACAACTAACCctcgagtaggagttggtcacgtgacagagttgtaccacgtgaccatgggagtagggtaaccctcgggtaggttgtggaacgggcgcgagtacgattctcaacatggcgatagcagacgacattgacatttgggccccgcgacataagaaccgctgtcctctgcttcgctttagtgtgacGCTGTCCGCTGCTTCGCTTTATTGTGACGTTGTTGACTTCGGTATCTGCGTGGGCTTGTAAAGCATTCCCGCCACGAATTAGGGGTATTTACCGCACGTTCCGAGAAAGGGTAGCGCTGTTCTCCCTTCCGCAGCTAGCTCTGAAACGCGCAGAAACAGGTTTCGACCTTCACATACAACGATCTGATGTGTGTTCTATGTATGGTTCCGTTCATGTTGCTCCGAAGAAAACATCGGGTCGCAAAATTCGCACTGGAACTTTCCTGGGTCGCTATGATGCTGCGAAGacgagcagcagcaaaagcagacgacagctctggCGTCACTACTCTTACCTACTCCCGTCTGATAGGGAGTAGAGCGAGTCGACCTCGGGTAGCTACTCTCGAGTAGGCAACCCGCTTTTGGAACGGGGGTCGCGACGTcatcgagtaggttttggaacgcggaGAGTAGCTACTCCCTACTCTCGAGTCGACC from Ornithodoros turicata isolate Travis chromosome 4, ASM3712646v1, whole genome shotgun sequence encodes the following:
- the LOC135391094 gene encoding uncharacterized protein LOC135391094 isoform X2, with translation MLQSVARTRILAGTSFRCASVFRRNELYMAPRVLDHTSKASYSEEKLQKKLQSFVLPNPFRWLGVFLEFMELKNNWDPEFSRTRFMEGTKQALNNFIQQASEKLGYGNTQYLNDPDEIIAMPRKVHLQSIVDQKYCDVDVDFLVIKKLESSSRAGQATNADLLMCLLLARFHRNYSPGRLPEWTITRLSFNKVTPTR